CGGATGAACGCCGCACGCCGCGAACAGTGGTTCGACGAGGACGCCCACCCGGTCGAGGACCACACCGCCCAGATCGAGACGGCCCTGCTGGTCCGCGCCGCCCTGATGCGGCTGCCACCCACCCAGCGTGCCGCCGTGCTGGCGGTGGACATGCACGGTTATTCGGTGGGTGAGGCGGCGCGCCTGCTCGGGGTGCCGGAGGGCACGGTGAAGAGCCGCCGAGCACGCGCCCGCGCGCAACTGCGGCGGACGCTGGCACCCCGCCGCCGGCCCGACGACGGGCCTGCCGGACACTGATCGGGTGGCGTCCCCCTCGCCCGACGACGAAGCCGCCGCCCACCGCGTCGTAGGCATGGCGTCCGGTCGCGGGAATCACCGTGCGCGGCCCACGCTGAGCACCGCGCGGCGCACCGCCGCCGTGCTGGGCGGCGCCGCGGTCGTCGCGGCCGTCGGGGTGGGCAGCTTCGCGCTGGTGCACGCCCCCGGTCCGGTCCGGTCCACACCGAGTTCGGCGCAGCACATCACCGTCACCCCCACCGTGCCGCTACCCGAACCGGAGCTGCTGGCGCTGCTGCGCCGACCCCCCGACTATG
This DNA window, taken from Mycolicibacterium sp. MU0050, encodes the following:
- the sigM gene encoding RNA polymerase sigma factor SigM, which gives rise to MVSTDSPVPAAAPRSDAELLTAHVAGDADAFAELFARHRPRLTRLAARRSDTPEDAADALQDAMLDAHRRAGGFRHHAAVGSWLYRIVGNACIDRFRMNAARREQWFDEDAHPVEDHTAQIETALLVRAALMRLPPTQRAAVLAVDMHGYSVGEAARLLGVPEGTVKSRRARARAQLRRTLAPRRRPDDGPAGH